A region from the Lysobacter antibioticus genome encodes:
- a CDS encoding glycosyltransferase family 2 protein: MTELPIVVVPVGADDDALDACLAALELCTPPGARVWLADDARAGPRGYAIVERWLKRTALKADYSRRQRSLGEVAHLDEVLSVCGDADVAVLAPDAVPAPGWLSRLSACLAADGAIASATPWCNAGEAAAWPRIGEIAPLPDAEDAERLSRALQQMPALHPELPAAIGHAVLLRGSARRRAGGLDAASYGSWYAALTDLSLRLSGLGWRNVLCDTAYVARGGEGRPSDGDMDALAARWPDWHARLANFLMHDPLRELRQQLAERLDRVGPPEPQRDLFL; the protein is encoded by the coding sequence ATGACTGAATTGCCCATCGTCGTAGTGCCGGTCGGTGCCGACGACGACGCACTCGATGCCTGCCTTGCCGCACTGGAGCTGTGCACGCCGCCGGGCGCGCGGGTGTGGCTGGCCGACGACGCCCGCGCCGGGCCGCGCGGCTACGCGATCGTCGAGCGCTGGCTCAAGCGCACCGCGCTCAAGGCCGATTACAGCCGCCGTCAGCGCAGCCTGGGCGAGGTCGCGCACCTGGACGAAGTGTTGAGCGTTTGCGGCGACGCCGACGTGGCGGTGCTCGCGCCCGACGCGGTGCCGGCGCCGGGCTGGTTGTCGCGGCTGAGCGCTTGCCTTGCGGCCGACGGCGCCATCGCCTCGGCCACGCCCTGGTGCAACGCCGGCGAAGCCGCGGCCTGGCCGCGGATCGGCGAGATCGCCCCCTTGCCGGACGCCGAAGACGCCGAACGCCTGTCGCGCGCCTTGCAGCAGATGCCGGCCCTGCATCCGGAATTACCGGCCGCGATCGGCCATGCCGTGCTGTTGCGCGGCAGCGCGCGTCGCCGCGCCGGCGGTCTCGACGCGGCGAGCTACGGGTCCTGGTATGCGGCCCTGACCGATCTGTCCCTGCGCCTGTCCGGACTGGGTTGGCGCAACGTGCTGTGCGATACCGCCTATGTCGCGCGCGGCGGCGAAGGCCGGCCCAGCGACGGCGACATGGATGCGCTCGCCGCGCGCTGGCCTGACTGGCATGCGCGCCTGGCGAACTTCCTGATGCACGACCCTCTGCGCGAGCTGCGCCAACAACTCGCCGAACGCCTCGATCGCGTCGGCCCACCGGAACCGCAACGTGATCTCTTCCTCTGA
- the gspD gene encoding type II secretion system secretin GspD, translating to MKLRPQQYASHALVAAIIASQLASCTSVMSPRLHRDGDPASLKGPQGEDARARLVRDGVVQQPLEGQADEEGPKAQIRRGTGQVINRSAAAAPPPGLGATNGTATFNFEGESVHAVAKAILGDMLGQNYVIAPGVQGTVTLATPKPVSASEAVNLLEMVLGWNNARLVYTGGRYNIVPSDQALAGNVAARTGSPGVARGFEVRTVPLRFISATEMEKILKPYARPNAIVNVDNSRNVITVGGSRAELENYLRTIEVFDVDWLSGMSVGVFPLQSGKATKVVADLEKVFGEQSKSPVSGMFRFMPLEGANAVMVITPQADYLDDIKDWLDRIDSAGDNVQLFTLELKYIKAKDLADRLAEVYGSNRSGNGGGDNGPPSLMPGLESVELRDSDNGSSADIGKSGSDSGSGSSGGGGLGGGASLGSRQSGNGSVTLEVDGTKVGVSAVEETNSILVRTNPQAWKSIRNVIEKLDTMPMQVHIEAQVAEVELGGDLEYGVKWFLDRATIDNGFGDLNRGTNPAVPPKWSTLAASVGGVSGNGLSWSLIKNNAAAILTALDAVTDLHILQTPSLLVRNNAEGSLNVGAKIPIESVSVNAGTGNNNTVSQVQYLDTGVILKVRPRVSRDGMVFMDIVQEVSSIGPRLNSNSPNVTINTKKLKTEAAVQSGETVLLAGLIYDETKRDSTGLPGLNRIPVLGALFGNQKSGTKRRETIILLTPTLVRNPQESRDLTDEYSRRFRAMEPLQSKQPKPRK from the coding sequence ATGAAGCTACGTCCCCAGCAATACGCCTCTCACGCACTGGTTGCGGCGATCATCGCCTCGCAGCTGGCCTCGTGCACCAGTGTGATGTCGCCGCGGCTGCATCGCGACGGCGATCCGGCCTCTCTCAAGGGACCCCAGGGCGAGGATGCCCGCGCCCGCCTGGTTCGCGACGGCGTCGTCCAGCAGCCGCTGGAGGGGCAGGCCGACGAGGAAGGCCCGAAGGCGCAGATCCGCCGAGGCACCGGCCAGGTTATCAACCGCAGCGCCGCCGCGGCGCCGCCGCCGGGCCTGGGCGCGACCAACGGCACCGCCACCTTCAACTTCGAAGGAGAGTCGGTGCATGCGGTCGCCAAGGCCATCCTCGGCGACATGCTCGGCCAGAACTACGTGATCGCGCCGGGTGTGCAGGGCACCGTGACCCTGGCCACGCCCAAGCCGGTCAGCGCCTCGGAAGCCGTGAACCTGCTCGAGATGGTGCTGGGCTGGAATAACGCGCGCCTGGTCTACACCGGCGGCCGCTACAACATCGTGCCGTCCGACCAGGCCCTGGCCGGCAACGTCGCGGCGCGCACCGGCTCGCCGGGAGTCGCGCGCGGTTTCGAGGTGCGTACCGTGCCGCTGCGCTTCATCTCGGCCACCGAGATGGAGAAGATCCTGAAGCCGTATGCGCGCCCGAACGCCATCGTCAACGTCGACAACTCGCGCAACGTCATCACCGTCGGCGGCAGCCGCGCCGAACTCGAAAACTACCTGCGCACGATCGAAGTGTTCGACGTCGACTGGCTGTCGGGCATGTCGGTCGGCGTGTTCCCGCTGCAGTCGGGCAAGGCCACCAAGGTCGTCGCCGACCTGGAAAAAGTGTTCGGCGAACAGAGCAAGTCGCCGGTCTCGGGCATGTTCCGCTTCATGCCGCTGGAAGGCGCCAACGCGGTCATGGTGATCACGCCGCAGGCCGATTACCTCGACGACATCAAGGACTGGCTCGACCGCATCGACAGCGCCGGCGACAACGTCCAGTTGTTCACCCTGGAACTCAAATACATCAAGGCCAAGGACCTCGCCGACCGCCTCGCCGAAGTGTACGGCTCCAACCGCAGCGGCAACGGCGGCGGCGACAACGGCCCGCCTTCGCTGATGCCGGGCCTGGAATCGGTCGAGCTGCGCGACAGCGACAACGGCTCCAGTGCCGACATCGGCAAGAGCGGCAGCGACAGCGGCTCGGGCTCCAGCGGCGGTGGCGGCCTCGGTGGCGGCGCATCGCTGGGTTCGCGCCAGTCGGGTAATGGTTCGGTCACTCTCGAGGTCGATGGCACCAAGGTCGGCGTGTCCGCGGTGGAGGAGACCAATTCCATCCTGGTGCGCACCAACCCGCAGGCCTGGAAGTCGATCCGCAATGTGATCGAGAAACTCGACACGATGCCGATGCAGGTGCACATCGAGGCCCAGGTGGCCGAAGTCGAACTCGGCGGCGATCTCGAATACGGCGTGAAGTGGTTCCTCGATCGCGCGACCATCGACAACGGCTTCGGCGATCTCAACCGCGGCACCAATCCGGCGGTGCCGCCGAAGTGGAGCACGCTCGCGGCGAGTGTCGGCGGGGTAAGCGGCAACGGCCTGTCCTGGTCGCTGATCAAGAACAACGCCGCGGCCATCCTCACGGCCCTGGATGCGGTTACCGACCTGCACATCCTGCAGACGCCGTCGCTGTTGGTGCGCAACAACGCCGAGGGTTCGCTCAATGTCGGCGCCAAGATCCCGATCGAATCGGTCTCGGTCAATGCCGGCACCGGCAACAACAACACCGTCAGTCAGGTGCAGTACCTCGATACCGGCGTGATCCTCAAGGTGCGCCCGCGGGTCAGCCGCGACGGCATGGTGTTCATGGACATCGTCCAGGAAGTCAGCTCGATCGGCCCACGGCTCAACAGCAACAGCCCCAACGTCACCATCAACACGAAGAAGCTCAAGACCGAGGCCGCGGTGCAAAGCGGCGAGACGGTATTGCTGGCGGGTTTGATCTACGACGAGACCAAGCGTGACTCGACCGGCCTGCCGGGGCTGAACCGCATTCCGGTGCTGGGCGCGTTGTTCGGCAACCAGAAGTCGGGAACCAAGCGTCGCGAGACCATCATCCTGTTGACCCCGACCCTGGTGCGCAACCCGCAGGAATCGCGCGACCTGACCGACGAATATAGCCGCCGTTTCCGCGCCATGGAACCGCTGCAATCCAAGCAGCCCAAGCCGAGAAAGTAA
- the gspM gene encoding type II secretion system protein GspM, translating into MSSNWRTWAADRERWLALGLLLAALAIAYAVLVHPWWTVPMMEAGEQIDNLQERELRQRMELKQSPQIRLRLEEVRKQQASRPGFLPEATAELATAGLVQRLETVVLEASPGNRSCGIVNRSPLAEPRRDRYARVVVQVRLRCGAPETAAVLHSLESGSPRLFVGNLNLLSTRGYFVPGTAGPANDGGLDVSFDLYGYLRPSPAPAAAPNANAPAVTSNAP; encoded by the coding sequence GTGAGCAGTAACTGGCGTACCTGGGCCGCCGACCGCGAGCGCTGGCTCGCGTTGGGCCTGCTGTTGGCCGCGCTGGCGATCGCCTATGCGGTGCTGGTCCACCCGTGGTGGACGGTGCCGATGATGGAAGCCGGCGAACAGATCGACAATCTGCAAGAGCGCGAATTGCGCCAGCGCATGGAGCTCAAGCAGTCCCCGCAGATCCGCCTGCGCCTGGAGGAAGTGCGCAAGCAACAGGCCAGCCGTCCCGGTTTCCTGCCCGAGGCCACCGCCGAACTCGCCACCGCCGGCCTGGTCCAGCGCCTGGAGACGGTGGTGCTGGAGGCCAGCCCCGGCAACCGCAGCTGCGGCATCGTCAATCGCTCGCCGCTGGCCGAACCGCGTCGCGACCGCTATGCGCGCGTGGTCGTGCAGGTGCGCTTGCGCTGCGGCGCGCCGGAAACCGCGGCCGTGCTGCATTCGCTCGAAAGCGGCTCGCCGCGGTTGTTCGTCGGCAACCTCAACCTGCTGTCGACGCGCGGCTACTTCGTGCCCGGCACCGCCGGTCCGGCCAACGACGGCGGCCTGGACGTCAGCTTCGATCTGTACGGCTACCTGCGCCCGAGCCCGGCGCCCGCGGCCGCACCCAATGCCAACGCACCGGCGGTGACTTCCAATGCGCCTTGA
- a CDS encoding PilN domain-containing protein, which produces MNSQVAESRLGENRFRRLSARFAPGAGGFFSWWGRTLASWLPLRMRQALGVDRGRLLLQVDGDSVHLRLQQANEVRDLAVLPSLADLNAPAGVVAADPLAPLLPPRVGELPRWLLLPPAASLRRRLTLPAAAADRLRDVVGFEIDRQTPFTADAVAYDARVLARRDGDGQLDAELVAVPRQSLDPQLVAIGPLASTLSGIEVAGADGVPLGVNLLPPSQRRTRSDPFRYWNLALAAVALFALAAAMWQVLENRREATQTLQQTIAKNANAARQAATQRQLLVDLIDGQAFLDRTRAARPSTVEVIDELSRRLPDSTYLEKLAIEDESLLMIGLSREASSLIGKLQGTKLWRSPALTGAVQPDPATSRDRFTLTAEIGPPKQQTPEAAREQ; this is translated from the coding sequence ATGAACTCGCAGGTTGCCGAAAGCCGGTTGGGGGAAAACCGGTTCAGACGTTTAAGCGCACGCTTCGCACCCGGAGCGGGCGGCTTCTTCTCGTGGTGGGGACGCACCCTGGCCTCGTGGTTGCCGTTGCGCATGCGCCAGGCCTTGGGCGTGGATCGCGGCCGTTTGCTGTTGCAGGTCGACGGCGACAGCGTGCACCTGCGTCTGCAGCAGGCCAACGAGGTGCGCGACTTGGCCGTGCTGCCGAGCCTGGCCGATTTGAATGCACCGGCCGGCGTCGTCGCCGCTGATCCGCTGGCGCCGTTGCTGCCGCCGCGCGTCGGCGAGTTGCCGCGCTGGCTGCTGTTGCCGCCGGCCGCGAGCTTGCGCCGGCGCCTGACCTTGCCGGCTGCCGCGGCCGACCGCCTGCGCGACGTGGTCGGTTTCGAGATCGACCGTCAGACCCCTTTCACCGCCGATGCCGTCGCCTACGACGCGCGCGTGCTGGCCCGCCGCGACGGCGACGGTCAGCTCGACGCCGAACTGGTGGCGGTGCCGCGCCAATCGCTGGACCCGCAGCTCGTCGCGATCGGGCCGCTGGCCTCGACCCTGTCGGGGATCGAGGTGGCCGGCGCCGACGGCGTGCCGCTCGGGGTCAACCTGCTGCCGCCGTCGCAGCGCCGTACCCGCAGCGACCCCTTCCGTTACTGGAACCTGGCCCTGGCCGCGGTCGCCCTGTTCGCGCTCGCCGCCGCCATGTGGCAGGTGCTCGAAAACCGCCGCGAGGCCACTCAGACCTTGCAGCAGACCATCGCCAAGAACGCCAACGCCGCGCGCCAGGCCGCGACCCAGCGCCAGCTGCTGGTCGACCTGATCGACGGCCAGGCCTTCCTCGACCGCACCCGCGCCGCGCGCCCGAGCACGGTCGAGGTGATCGACGAACTCAGCCGCCGCTTGCCCGATTCGACCTATCTGGAGAAGCTCGCGATCGAGGACGAAAGCCTGCTGATGATCGGCTTGAGCCGCGAGGCTTCGTCGCTGATCGGCAAGCTGCAGGGCACCAAGCTGTGGCGCTCGCCGGCCCTGACCGGTGCGGTCCAGCCCGACCCGGCGACCAGCCGCGACCGTTTCACCCTGACCGCCGAGATCGGCCCGCCCAAGCAGCAGACCCCGGAGGCCGCGCGTGAGCAGTAA
- a CDS encoding general secretion pathway protein GspK — MIALLTALIGAFALSARTENLQGRVLVRGLVAQNAARAGLEYAMTRVALTDPKLQWQPDGRPNPWRFGEAKLEIKIVDENGKVDLNQGDFALLTALIQGVGGMEQGEAARLAAAILDWRDADTLTQPAGGAEDADYASAGRPYGAKDAEFESVAELEQVLGMTPALYAKIEPLVTVYSGRTRPEPAFAAKEVLDAMGMNGAQLVEQRRRTPPGSQLTGAQVGGELAGLVGERSGTYSIDSHARLADGRESVLRVVVRAGGSSVPGMAYTPLRWEEGASSR; from the coding sequence GTGATCGCTCTGCTGACTGCGCTGATTGGCGCATTCGCGCTGTCGGCGCGCACCGAGAACCTGCAAGGGCGGGTGCTGGTACGCGGCCTGGTCGCGCAGAACGCCGCCCGGGCCGGGCTCGAATACGCGATGACGCGGGTGGCGCTGACCGACCCCAAGCTGCAGTGGCAACCCGACGGGCGCCCCAACCCGTGGCGCTTCGGCGAGGCCAAGCTGGAGATCAAGATCGTCGACGAGAACGGCAAGGTCGACCTCAACCAGGGCGATTTCGCCTTGCTGACCGCGTTGATCCAGGGCGTGGGCGGGATGGAGCAGGGCGAGGCCGCGCGCCTGGCCGCGGCCATCCTCGATTGGCGCGATGCCGACACCTTGACCCAACCCGCAGGCGGCGCGGAAGACGCCGACTATGCGTCCGCCGGCCGCCCTTACGGCGCCAAGGATGCCGAGTTCGAAAGCGTTGCAGAGTTGGAACAAGTGTTGGGCATGACGCCGGCGCTGTATGCCAAGATCGAGCCGCTGGTCACGGTTTACAGCGGTCGTACGCGTCCCGAACCGGCGTTCGCAGCGAAGGAAGTATTGGATGCTATGGGAATGAACGGCGCCCAGCTCGTGGAGCAACGGCGCAGAACGCCGCCCGGGTCACAGTTGACGGGTGCGCAAGTCGGCGGCGAGCTCGCCGGTCTCGTCGGCGAACGCAGCGGCACCTATAGTATCGACAGCCATGCACGGCTAGCGGATGGCCGTGAATCGGTGTTGCGAGTGGTTGTGCGTGCAGGGGGGAGTTCCGTTCCCGGAATGGCCTATACACCGCTGCGTTGGGAGGAGGGAGCTTCGTCACGATGA
- a CDS encoding prepilin-type N-terminal cleavage/methylation domain-containing protein: MARAAQRMRAAQTVPARRRARGFTLIEVLLAMVLLVAGLTLAFATLSAATKTAARGEALAQRSERERAVEGFLRKRIAATRPIPFAFDQSTAVPQRFVGEPDRLRFVADLPDYLGQGGPYLHDFVIEGEGDQTRIVLSLSMVLAGETIKEARERPPELLVEGLKSARFRYRSMDPQRGELGEWQERWQTPEQLPLFVEVTLTDRDGRAWPPLVVSLPLASATAGGFVPEL, from the coding sequence ATGGCGCGCGCGGCTCAGCGGATGAGGGCGGCGCAGACCGTGCCGGCGCGCCGCCGTGCGCGCGGCTTCACTTTGATCGAAGTGCTGCTGGCGATGGTCTTGTTGGTCGCCGGCCTGACCCTGGCCTTCGCGACCTTGTCGGCGGCGACCAAGACCGCCGCGCGCGGCGAGGCCTTGGCCCAGCGCAGCGAACGCGAGCGCGCGGTCGAGGGTTTTCTGCGCAAGCGCATCGCCGCGACCCGGCCGATTCCGTTCGCGTTCGACCAGAGCACCGCCGTGCCGCAACGCTTCGTCGGCGAACCCGACCGCCTGCGCTTCGTCGCCGACCTGCCCGATTACCTGGGCCAGGGCGGGCCGTACCTGCACGACTTCGTGATCGAAGGTGAGGGTGATCAGACCCGCATCGTGCTGTCCTTGTCGATGGTGCTGGCCGGCGAAACCATCAAGGAGGCACGCGAGCGTCCGCCCGAGCTGCTGGTCGAAGGCTTGAAGTCGGCGCGCTTTCGTTACCGTTCGATGGACCCTCAACGCGGCGAACTCGGGGAGTGGCAAGAGCGCTGGCAGACGCCGGAGCAACTGCCCTTGTTCGTTGAAGTCACACTCACCGATCGCGACGGCCGTGCCTGGCCGCCGTTGGTGGTTTCCCTGCCGTTGGCCAGCGCGACGGCCGGCGGCTTCGTGCCGGAGCTGTGA
- the xpsI gene encoding type II secretion system protein XpsI, with the protein MSARARPAASAGRLRRLGALRRAPSSRERGYTLLEVIVAFALLAMALTLLLGTLSGATRQVRWSSDAGRAALYAQSLMDQVGVGQPLKPGQRSGEFENGRYRWTLGVAQWRDPTPASSQPVDPNALRLFEVQLAVEWGEGGGGRRLLLRTLRSAAASNEVQF; encoded by the coding sequence ATGAGCGCGCGCGCACGGCCCGCCGCGTCGGCCGGTCGTTTGCGCCGTCTCGGCGCGCTGCGTCGCGCGCCGTCGTCGCGCGAACGCGGTTACACCTTGCTGGAAGTGATCGTCGCCTTCGCCCTGTTGGCGATGGCGCTGACCCTGTTGCTCGGCACCTTGTCCGGCGCGACGCGGCAGGTGCGCTGGTCCAGCGACGCCGGTCGCGCCGCCTTGTATGCGCAATCGCTGATGGACCAGGTCGGGGTGGGGCAACCGCTCAAGCCGGGCCAGCGCAGCGGCGAGTTCGAGAACGGCCGCTATCGCTGGACCCTCGGGGTGGCGCAGTGGCGCGATCCCACGCCGGCGTCCTCGCAGCCGGTCGATCCGAATGCCCTGCGCTTGTTCGAGGTGCAGCTGGCGGTGGAGTGGGGCGAGGGCGGCGGCGGTCGGCGCTTGCTGCTGCGCACCCTGCGCAGCGCGGCCGCCTCCAACGAGGTGCAGTTCTGA
- the xpsH gene encoding type II secretion system protein XpsH, protein MSLLEMLLVIALIAAIGVLTVGMMSGGMSGMQLRSASKEIASQLRYTRSQAISTGRSQKFTIDPAARTWTAPNGRRGDIPKAVGVTFTGAREVQPRRGEGAIMFFADGASTGGRIKLNVKQAAWNVDVAWLTGEVKLKRGEAPR, encoded by the coding sequence ATGTCGCTGTTGGAAATGCTGTTGGTGATCGCCCTGATCGCCGCGATCGGCGTGTTGACCGTCGGCATGATGAGCGGCGGCATGAGCGGCATGCAGCTGCGCTCGGCATCTAAGGAAATCGCCTCGCAACTGCGCTATACGCGCAGCCAGGCGATCTCGACCGGACGTTCGCAGAAGTTCACCATCGATCCGGCGGCGCGCACCTGGACCGCGCCGAACGGGCGCCGCGGCGACATTCCCAAGGCGGTCGGAGTGACCTTCACCGGCGCGCGCGAAGTGCAGCCGCGCCGCGGCGAGGGCGCGATCATGTTCTTCGCCGATGGCGCATCCACCGGCGGGCGGATCAAGCTCAACGTCAAGCAGGCGGCGTGGAACGTCGATGTCGCCTGGCTGACCGGCGAGGTCAAGCTCAAGCGCGGCGAGGCGCCGCGATGA
- the gspG gene encoding type II secretion system major pseudopilin GspG produces MRNPRSITRSPSPAGQRGMSLIEIIIVIVLIGAVLAFVGNRVLGGKDRGDYNLAKGQVQTLAGKIDSFQMDTGRLPGSLEELVKQPADANGWLGPYAKETELKDPWGHAIEYRQPGESGPYDLVSYGKDGKAGGSSVDGDIKNN; encoded by the coding sequence ATGCGCAATCCCCGTTCGATTACCCGTTCCCCGTCCCCGGCCGGCCAGCGCGGTATGAGCCTGATCGAGATCATCATCGTGATCGTGCTGATCGGCGCAGTCTTGGCCTTCGTCGGCAACCGCGTGCTCGGCGGCAAGGACCGCGGCGACTACAACCTCGCCAAGGGCCAGGTGCAGACCCTCGCCGGCAAGATCGATTCGTTCCAGATGGACACCGGCCGCCTGCCGGGTTCGCTCGAGGAACTGGTCAAGCAGCCGGCCGACGCCAACGGTTGGCTGGGCCCGTACGCCAAGGAAACCGAGTTGAAGGACCCCTGGGGCCATGCCATCGAGTACCGCCAGCCCGGCGAAAGCGGCCCCTACGACCTGGTCAGCTACGGCAAGGACGGCAAGGCCGGCGGCAGCAGCGTCGACGGCGACATCAAGAACAACTGA
- the xpsF gene encoding type II secretion system protein XpsF: protein MPLYHYKALNARGELLDGQMEAASSTEVVQRLQEQGHLPVEAKLASEAGASSSWRALFKPKPFTGARLVQFTQQLSTLLGAGQPLDRALTILLDLPEDDTAKSTVADIRDAVRGGTSLSVALERQHGTFSRLYINMVRAGEAGGNLHETLSRLDDYLERSRVLQGRVINALIYPAILMAMVGLSLMFLLGYVVPQFGAMYESLDAELPMFTQVVLWLGLFVRDWWIVLIAIPAVGFLWFDRKRRDPAFREALDAWLLKRKFVGPLIAKIETARLARTLGTLVRNGVPLMTAIGIGRNVLNNRILAADVDAAGEDVKNGVALSTALGKGKRFPRLALQMIQVGEESGALDAMLMKTAETFEQDTGMALDRMLAALVPVVTVVLAGVVATVVMAVLLPLYDLTNAIG from the coding sequence ATGCCCCTCTACCACTACAAAGCCCTGAACGCGCGCGGTGAGCTGCTCGATGGCCAGATGGAGGCCGCCAGCAGCACCGAAGTCGTGCAGCGCCTGCAAGAGCAGGGGCATCTGCCGGTCGAGGCCAAGCTGGCGTCGGAAGCGGGTGCGTCTTCGTCGTGGAGGGCTTTGTTCAAGCCCAAGCCCTTCACCGGGGCGCGGCTGGTGCAGTTCACCCAACAGTTGTCGACCTTGCTAGGCGCCGGCCAGCCGCTGGACCGCGCGCTGACCATCCTGCTCGACCTGCCCGAGGACGACACCGCCAAGAGCACGGTCGCCGACATCCGCGATGCGGTGCGCGGCGGCACCTCGCTGTCGGTCGCGCTGGAGCGCCAGCACGGCACCTTCTCGCGTCTGTACATCAACATGGTCCGGGCCGGCGAGGCCGGCGGCAATCTGCACGAAACCCTGTCGCGGCTCGACGACTACCTCGAGCGCAGCCGGGTGCTGCAGGGCCGGGTCATCAATGCGCTGATCTATCCGGCGATCCTGATGGCCATGGTCGGCCTGAGTTTGATGTTCCTGCTCGGCTATGTGGTGCCGCAGTTCGGCGCGATGTACGAAAGCCTCGACGCCGAGCTGCCGATGTTCACCCAGGTGGTGTTGTGGCTCGGCCTGTTCGTGCGCGATTGGTGGATCGTATTGATCGCGATTCCTGCAGTCGGCTTCCTCTGGTTCGACCGCAAGCGCCGCGACCCGGCGTTCCGCGAGGCGCTCGACGCCTGGCTGCTCAAGCGCAAGTTCGTCGGCCCGCTGATCGCCAAGATCGAGACCGCGCGCCTGGCGCGCACCCTCGGCACGCTGGTGCGCAACGGCGTGCCGCTGATGACCGCGATCGGCATCGGCCGCAACGTGCTCAACAACCGCATTCTCGCCGCCGACGTCGATGCCGCCGGCGAAGACGTCAAGAACGGCGTCGCGCTGTCGACCGCGCTCGGCAAGGGCAAGCGTTTCCCGCGCCTGGCCTTGCAGATGATCCAGGTCGGCGAGGAGTCCGGCGCGCTCGACGCGATGCTGATGAAGACCGCCGAGACCTTCGAGCAGGACACCGGCATGGCCCTGGACCGCATGCTCGCCGCCTTGGTCCCGGTGGTGACCGTGGTCCTGGCCGGCGTCGTCGCCACGGTGGTGATGGCGGTGTTGTTGCCGTTGTACGACCTCACCAATGCGATCGGTTGA